The Klebsiella sp. RHBSTW-00484 genome includes a window with the following:
- the hupA gene encoding nucleoid-associated protein HU-alpha — protein MNKTQLIDVIADKADLSKAQAKAALESTLAAITESLKEGDAVQLVGFGTFKVNHRAERTGRNPQTGNEIKIAAANVPAFVSGKALKDAVK, from the coding sequence ATGAACAAGACTCAACTGATTGATGTAATTGCGGACAAAGCTGACCTGTCCAAAGCACAGGCGAAAGCTGCCCTGGAATCTACCCTGGCTGCAATTACTGAGTCTCTGAAAGAAGGTGATGCTGTTCAACTGGTTGGTTTCGGTACCTTCAAAGTGAACCACCGCGCTGAGCGTACTGGCCGCAACCCGCAGACCGGTAATGAAATCAAAATCGCCGCAGCTAACGTACCGGCATTTGTTTCAGGCAAAGCACTGAAAGACGCAGTTAAGTAA
- a CDS encoding YjaG family protein codes for MLQNPIHLRLEKLESWQHVTFMACLCERMYPNYAMFCKQTEFADGQLYRRILDLIWETLTVKDAKVNFDSQLEKLEEAIPAADDYDLYGVYPAIDACVALSELIHSRLSGETLEHAIEVSKSSITTVAMLEMTQAGREMTDEELKENPAVEQEWDIQWEIFRLLADCEERDIELIKGLRADLREAGESNIGINFQQ; via the coding sequence ATGTTACAAAACCCGATTCACCTGCGTCTGGAGAAGCTGGAGAGCTGGCAGCACGTCACTTTTATGGCCTGTCTGTGCGAGCGGATGTACCCCAACTACGCCATGTTCTGCAAGCAAACTGAGTTCGCTGATGGCCAGCTGTATCGTCGTATCCTTGACCTGATCTGGGAAACGCTGACGGTTAAAGATGCGAAAGTGAATTTTGATAGTCAGCTAGAAAAGCTGGAAGAGGCGATTCCGGCTGCTGATGATTACGATCTGTACGGTGTTTATCCGGCCATTGACGCCTGCGTCGCATTAAGTGAATTGATTCACTCACGGCTGAGCGGGGAAACGCTTGAGCATGCGATCGAAGTGAGCAAGAGTTCCATCACCACCGTTGCGATGCTGGAAATGACCCAGGCTGGTCGCGAAATGACCGACGAAGAGCTCAAAGAAAACCCAGCTGTTGAGCAAGAATGGGATATTCAGTGGGAGATTTTCCGTCTTTTGGCCGACTGCGAAGAACGAGACATTGAACTGATCAAAGGGCTTCGTGCAGACCTCCGCGAGGCCGGTGAGAGCAATATTGGTATAAATTTTCAGCAGTGA
- the nfi gene encoding deoxyribonuclease V (cleaves DNA at apurinic or apyrimidinic sites): MDLASLRAQQLSLAESVERVDRLDQDPPMLIGGADVGFEQEGEVTRAAMVLLSYPSLELVEYQVARVATTMPYIPGFLSFRETPALLAAWEQLSQKPDLLFVDGHGISHPRRLGVASHFGLLVDVPTIGVAKKRLCGKFELLGDEPGALAPLQDKGEQLAWVLRSKARCNPLFVSTGHRVGLDSALMWVKRCLKGYRLPEPTRWADAVASHRPAFVRWQANHG, translated from the coding sequence ATGGATTTGGCATCGCTACGCGCCCAACAGCTGAGCCTGGCGGAATCGGTGGAGCGAGTCGATCGTCTGGACCAGGATCCGCCGATGCTGATCGGCGGTGCGGATGTTGGATTTGAGCAAGAGGGCGAAGTCACCCGGGCGGCGATGGTGCTGCTGAGCTATCCGTCGCTGGAGCTGGTGGAATATCAGGTGGCGCGCGTTGCCACCACGATGCCCTACATTCCCGGTTTCCTCTCCTTTCGCGAAACGCCTGCGCTGCTGGCGGCGTGGGAGCAACTTTCACAAAAACCGGATCTTTTATTCGTCGACGGGCACGGTATTTCTCATCCGCGCCGCCTTGGCGTCGCCAGCCATTTTGGGCTGCTGGTGGATGTCCCGACGATCGGTGTGGCGAAAAAGCGGCTATGCGGTAAGTTTGAACTGCTCGGCGATGAGCCCGGTGCGCTGGCTCCATTGCAGGATAAAGGTGAGCAGCTGGCATGGGTCCTGCGCAGTAAAGCGCGCTGTAACCCGCTGTTCGTAAGCACCGGACATCGCGTTGGCCTTGATAGCGCGCTGATGTGGGTAAAACGTTGCCTGAAAGGTTACCGTCTGCCGGAGCCGACGCGCTGGGCTGATGCGGTGGCGTCCCACCGACCGGCGTTTGTGCGTTGGCAAGCAAATCACGGCTGA
- the hemE gene encoding uroporphyrinogen decarboxylase, which yields MTELKNDRYLRALLRQPVDVTPVWMMRQAGRYLPEYKATRAEAGDFMSLCKNAELACEVTLQPLRRYKLDAAILFSDILTIPDAMGLGLYFEAGEGPRFTSPITCKADVDKLPIPDPEGELGYVMNAVRTIRRELKGEVPLIGFSGSPWTLATYMVEGGSSKAFTVIKKMMYAEPQALHALLDKLAKSVTLYLNAQIKAGAQSVMIFDTWGGALTGRDYQQFSLYYMHKIVDGLLRENEGRRVPVTLFTKGGGQWLEAMAETGCDALGLDWTTDIADARRRVGHKVALQGNMDPSMLYAPAARIEEEVATILAGFGQGEGHVFNLGHGIHQDVDPEHAGVFVEAVHRLSAQYHR from the coding sequence ATGACCGAATTGAAGAACGATCGTTACCTGCGCGCGCTGCTACGTCAGCCGGTTGATGTCACCCCGGTGTGGATGATGCGCCAGGCGGGCCGCTATTTACCGGAATATAAAGCCACTCGCGCCGAAGCGGGCGACTTTATGTCGCTGTGTAAAAATGCTGAGCTGGCTTGCGAAGTGACGCTGCAGCCGCTGCGTCGCTATAAGCTGGATGCGGCAATCCTCTTCTCGGACATTCTGACTATCCCGGACGCCATGGGGCTGGGGCTTTATTTCGAAGCCGGTGAAGGCCCGCGTTTTACCTCGCCCATCACCTGTAAAGCGGATGTCGATAAACTACCGATCCCTGACCCGGAAGGGGAGCTAGGCTATGTGATGAACGCGGTGCGTACTATCCGCCGCGAGCTCAAAGGTGAAGTGCCGCTGATTGGTTTCTCCGGTAGCCCGTGGACGCTGGCGACCTATATGGTTGAAGGCGGCAGCAGCAAAGCGTTTACGGTGATCAAGAAGATGATGTATGCCGAGCCGCAGGCGCTGCACGCCCTGCTGGATAAGCTGGCGAAAAGTGTCACGCTGTATCTGAACGCGCAAATCAAAGCGGGCGCTCAGTCGGTAATGATTTTTGACACCTGGGGCGGCGCGCTGACCGGTCGTGATTATCAGCAGTTCTCGCTCTACTACATGCATAAAATCGTCGATGGTCTGCTGCGTGAGAACGAAGGCCGTCGCGTACCGGTAACCCTGTTTACCAAAGGCGGCGGGCAGTGGCTGGAAGCGATGGCGGAAACCGGTTGCGATGCGCTGGGACTCGACTGGACTACCGATATCGCCGATGCGCGCCGTCGCGTGGGCCATAAAGTCGCTCTGCAGGGCAATATGGACCCTTCAATGCTTTACGCTCCTGCGGCGCGTATCGAGGAAGAAGTGGCGACCATTCTCGCCGGATTCGGTCAGGGTGAGGGTCATGTCTTCAACCTTGGCCACGGGATTCACCAGGACGTCGACCCGGAACACGCGGGTGTGTTTGTGGAGGCGGTGCACCGTTTGTCGGCGCAATACCACCGTTAA
- the nudC gene encoding NAD(+) diphosphatase → MDRIIEKLDRGWWIVSHEQKLWLPGGELPHGEAVNFNLAGQPALRIGEWQGEPVWLVRQERRHEMGSLRQVLDQDAGLFQLAGRGIQLAEFYRSHKFCGYCGHPMHPSKTEWAMLCSHCRERYYPQIAPCIIVAIRRDDSILLAQHTRHRNGVHTVLAGFVEVGETLEQTVAREVMEESGIKVKNLRYVTSQPWPFPQSLMTAFMAEYDSGEIVIDKKELLEAGWYRYDDLPLLPPPGTVARRLIEDTVAMCRAEYE, encoded by the coding sequence ATGGATCGTATTATTGAAAAATTAGATCGCGGTTGGTGGATAGTCAGCCACGAACAGAAATTATGGTTACCCGGCGGGGAATTACCACATGGCGAAGCGGTAAATTTTAATCTTGCGGGGCAACCCGCGCTGCGCATAGGAGAATGGCAGGGCGAACCGGTGTGGCTGGTTCGTCAGGAGCGCCGACATGAGATGGGATCGTTGCGTCAGGTGCTCGATCAGGATGCTGGCCTTTTTCAACTGGCGGGACGCGGGATCCAACTGGCGGAGTTCTATCGCTCGCATAAATTCTGCGGTTATTGCGGGCATCCGATGCACCCCAGCAAAACTGAATGGGCGATGCTCTGCAGCCACTGCCGTGAGCGTTATTACCCGCAAATCGCGCCGTGCATCATCGTTGCTATTCGACGGGATGATTCTATTTTGCTGGCGCAGCACACGCGCCATCGAAACGGTGTGCACACGGTGCTGGCCGGGTTTGTCGAAGTCGGTGAAACCCTGGAGCAGACGGTTGCCCGTGAGGTAATGGAAGAGAGCGGCATTAAGGTAAAAAACCTGCGCTACGTGACCTCCCAGCCGTGGCCGTTCCCGCAATCGCTAATGACTGCGTTTATGGCCGAATACGACAGCGGCGAGATTGTTATCGATAAGAAAGAGCTGCTGGAAGCGGGATGGTATCGCTATGACGATCTGCCGCTCCTGCCGCCGCCGGGAACGGTTGCCCGCCGTCTGATAGAAGATACCGTGGCGATGTGTCGGGCAGAGTATGAGTGA
- the rsd gene encoding sigma D regulator, producing MLNQLENLTERVGGSNKLVDRWLQVRKHLLVAYYNLVGLKPGKESFMRLNEKALDDFCQSLVDYLSSGHFSIYERFIAELEGDTPLLTATKLYPQLQANTQQIMDDYDSCLENAIDHDNYLEFQQALSDIGEALEVRFALEDKLIALAIAHSRKDPVSDNIAPTA from the coding sequence ATGTTAAACCAGCTGGAAAACCTGACGGAACGTGTTGGAGGCAGCAATAAACTGGTCGATCGCTGGCTACAAGTACGTAAGCATTTGCTCGTGGCTTACTACAACCTGGTTGGCCTGAAACCTGGCAAAGAATCATTTATGCGGCTTAATGAGAAGGCGCTGGATGATTTTTGTCAAAGTCTGGTGGACTATCTCTCCTCCGGTCATTTTAGTATTTATGAACGCTTTATCGCCGAATTGGAAGGTGATACACCACTTTTAACCGCCACTAAGCTTTATCCACAACTGCAAGCCAACACCCAGCAGATCATGGATGACTACGACTCTTGCCTCGAAAACGCCATCGATCACGATAACTACCTTGAGTTTCAACAGGCGTTATCGGATATCGGCGAAGCGCTGGAAGTACGCTTTGCGCTGGAGGATAAACTCATCGCCCTCGCCATCGCCCACAGCCGAAAGGACCCCGTCAGCGACAATATCGCGCCGACGGCTTGA